The DNA segment TCGCGATCGACCAGTACGAGATGGTCCGTGTGCGTGATCAGATCGCCGCCGCTGTCGTTTTCCCCTCCCGCACCACCTAGAATGGAATCTTGTCCAGCGCCATGACGATCAGCACCGCCGGCAGGTAGAGCAGCGAGGCGAGCAGAAGCTGGCGAGCTGCCGGTGCCGTGCGTGAGACAGCGAAGGCGACGGCATAACCGAGAAATACTATTCCAAAAACCAGCGCGGCAACGAAGTAGGCAGGGCCGGCGAGGCCGACCAACGTGGGCAGCATGCCGACCGGCAACAGCGCGATGCAGTTGATCACGATCTGGCGTCCGGTACTCCTGCCGTCTGGCTCCACGATTGGCAGGAAGCGGATACCGGCCCGGACGTAGTCGTCCCGGTACAGCCGCGCGATCGCCAGCGAGTGTGGCAGCTGCCACAGAAACAAGATGGCGAAGAGGATCCAGGCCTCGATGCCGAAGCCGTCGTGGGCAGCGACCCATCCGGTGACTGGGGGCAAAGCACCCGGCACCGCGCCCACAAGGCTACACAGTGAAGTCTTCCGTTTCAGCGGTGTGTACAAGCACAGGTAGCTGACGGAGGTCGCTGCGGTCACCGCCGCGCTGAGCAAGTTTACGCCGACCGCCAGATACAGAATCCCGGCAAGCGTGATGGCGCTGCCGAAAATCAGGGCTTCGGCGGGCTGCAGTCGGCCGTCCGGCAACGGCCGCAAGCGCGTTCGCTGCATCCGGGCGTCGACGTCGCGTTCAAGGAACTGATTCAGCGCCAGGGTGCCGCCGGCGGCCAACGCCGTCCCGATCAGCGTGCGCAGGAGCTGCGAGTAATCCACCGCAGCGCGTGTGCCGAGATAGAACC comes from the Candidatus Binatia bacterium genome and includes:
- the cyoE gene encoding heme o synthase gives rise to the protein MIPQPQTLELDLTRVQRRAMDFLALAKPRVVMMVLVTTYVGFYLGTRAAVDYSQLLRTLIGTALAAGGTLALNQFLERDVDARMQRTRLRPLPDGRLQPAEALIFGSAITLAGILYLAVGVNLLSAAVTAATSVSYLCLYTPLKRKTSLCSLVGAVPGALPPVTGWVAAHDGFGIEAWILFAILFLWQLPHSLAIARLYRDDYVRAGIRFLPIVEPDGRSTGRQIVINCIALLPVGMLPTLVGLAGPAYFVAALVFGIVFLGYAVAFAVSRTAPAARQLLLASLLYLPAVLIVMALDKIPF